In a genomic window of Azospirillum lipoferum 4B:
- a CDS encoding ABC transporter ATP-binding protein, translating into MLKVEGLTIRFRTAPVDRPVVDGVGFSVGAGQSVALVGESGSGKTLTCRSILHILPRGAEVAGGSILFGRGPEAVDLLRVSRSGLRDIRGSRISMIFQEPMSALSPLHSIGDQTMEVLRLHGHCNRQSARDRCLAMFERVGFPDPLRAFRSYPFQLSGGLRQRAMIAMAMVARPQLLIADEPTTALDVTLQAQVLALIKELQAETGMAVLLVTHDLGVVANMADAVVVMRAGRVMESGCCADVLGRPLHGYTRKLMAAAPSIPEMTCALPAAGAEDAILEFHGVAKSYERGSARVRALDGIDLSVRRGETLAIVGESGSGKTTMARLAMLAERPDPGGRLLFRPSAGEPPLDLLSAAGPELTAYRRRAQMVFQDPYASLSPRMSVGEIIAEPLAIHGVCDRGERRERVQALMAQVGLDPAWACRYPHAFSGGQRQRIGIARALALDPQLLICDEPTSALDVSVQAQVLDLLESIKRRLGLSLMFISHDLAVVARLADRVAVMRAGRVMEQAPPAVLFSAPLHPYTRALIAASPEPDVSRPIDVATVALGAGAPDLWPEAFRPTPDGAPPPLVEAAPGHFVRGHFARRAA; encoded by the coding sequence ATGCTGAAGGTGGAGGGTCTGACGATCCGTTTCCGCACTGCGCCGGTCGACCGTCCGGTCGTCGACGGCGTCGGCTTCTCGGTCGGGGCGGGGCAGAGCGTGGCACTGGTCGGCGAATCGGGGTCCGGCAAGACGCTGACCTGCCGCAGCATCCTGCACATCCTGCCGCGCGGCGCGGAGGTGGCCGGCGGCTCCATCCTGTTCGGCCGGGGGCCGGAGGCGGTCGACCTTCTGCGGGTTTCGCGCTCCGGCCTGCGCGACATCCGCGGCAGCCGCATCTCGATGATCTTCCAGGAGCCGATGAGCGCGCTGTCGCCGCTCCACAGCATCGGCGACCAGACGATGGAGGTGCTGCGGCTGCACGGCCACTGCAACCGCCAAAGCGCCCGCGACCGGTGCCTCGCCATGTTCGAGCGGGTCGGCTTCCCCGATCCGCTGCGCGCCTTCCGCTCCTACCCGTTCCAGCTGTCGGGCGGCCTGCGCCAGCGGGCGATGATCGCCATGGCGATGGTTGCGCGCCCGCAGCTGCTGATCGCCGACGAGCCGACCACGGCGCTGGACGTCACCCTGCAGGCCCAGGTGCTGGCGCTGATCAAGGAGCTGCAGGCCGAGACCGGCATGGCGGTGCTGCTGGTCACCCACGATCTGGGCGTGGTCGCCAACATGGCCGACGCCGTGGTGGTGATGCGCGCCGGCCGGGTGATGGAATCCGGCTGCTGCGCCGACGTGCTGGGCCGGCCGCTGCACGGCTACACCCGCAAGCTGATGGCCGCCGCCCCCTCCATTCCCGAGATGACCTGCGCCCTTCCCGCCGCCGGCGCGGAGGACGCCATCCTGGAATTCCACGGCGTCGCCAAGAGCTACGAGCGCGGCTCCGCCCGTGTGCGGGCGCTGGACGGCATCGACCTGTCGGTGCGGCGGGGGGAGACGCTGGCCATCGTCGGCGAGTCAGGATCGGGCAAGACGACGATGGCGCGGCTAGCGATGCTGGCGGAGCGGCCGGACCCCGGCGGCCGCCTGCTGTTCCGCCCGTCCGCCGGGGAGCCGCCGCTCGACCTCCTGTCCGCCGCGGGGCCGGAGCTGACCGCCTACCGCCGCCGTGCCCAGATGGTGTTCCAGGACCCCTATGCCTCCCTCAGTCCCCGCATGAGCGTCGGCGAGATCATCGCGGAGCCGCTGGCGATCCACGGAGTCTGCGACCGCGGCGAACGGCGCGAGCGGGTGCAGGCGCTGATGGCGCAGGTCGGGCTCGATCCCGCCTGGGCCTGCCGCTATCCGCACGCCTTCTCCGGCGGCCAGCGCCAGCGCATCGGCATCGCCCGCGCGCTCGCCCTCGATCCGCAGCTGTTGATCTGCGACGAGCCGACCTCGGCGCTCGACGTGTCGGTGCAGGCGCAGGTCCTGGACCTGCTGGAATCGATCAAGCGGCGGCTCGGCCTCAGCCTGATGTTCATCTCGCACGATCTGGCGGTGGTGGCGCGGCTGGCCGACCGGGTCGCGGTGATGCGCGCCGGCCGGGTGATGGAGCAGGCACCGCCCGCCGTCCTGTTCTCCGCCCCGCTGCACCCCTACACCCGCGCACTGATCGCCGCCTCGCCCGAACCGGACGTCAGCCGCCCGATCGACGTCGCCACCGTGGCGCTCGGCGCCGGCGCCCCCGACCTGTGGCCGGAAGCCTTCCGCCCCACCCCCGACGGCGCCCCGCCCCCCCTGGTGGAAGCCGCCCCCGGCCATTTCGTAAGGGGCCATTTCGCGAGGCGGGCGGCATGA
- a CDS encoding ABC transporter substrate-binding protein — protein MLRDQVVYGLIPPVSQRMPAEPLIVDPTAKGRDLGRSGGWIRTFITQRRNSRVAVLYGYARLVGYNGKRELVPDILKDVTVVDGRDFTLTLRAGHRWSDGAPFTSDDIRYWWEDIANNPMLSPSGPPRFMLVDGKPPQVSFPDAVTARFRWEEPNPYFLPALAAARPPFIYRPAHYLKRFHARYTGEAELSPLIAKYKVRNWAALHNARDDMFRMENPDEPTLQPWMAMSKGTGSHLLFQRNPYYHRFDTRGMQLPYADGLDVTVMAGGLIPAQVATGKADLQAEGLTFSQVPVLVAGEGGGNYRTLLWPEGKAAEIALYPNLNYNDPVWRGLLRDARFRRALSMGIDRRIINRSLFFGLARESGVDVLPGSPLYKPERTGVWTGYDPERAAALLDQIGLKRKRGEAYRDLPDGRPLEVIVESSGEKPEVADALQIIAETWRDIGVRLLVRTVDRDVLRNRVYAGQTMMAVWGGWDNGVPDPDSSPEELAPMTQENFSWPKWGQYYQTSGSAGEAIDMPIPQELMDFARRWRRTTDETERRALWSAMLDIHADQIFAIGVVSKTPQPIAVSNRLRNVPDKGLWLWDPGAYLGIYRPDEFYFADARPADPEPAGLHRGGE, from the coding sequence ATGCTGCGCGATCAGGTCGTCTACGGCCTCATCCCCCCCGTCAGCCAGCGCATGCCGGCGGAGCCTCTCATCGTCGACCCGACGGCGAAGGGCCGCGATCTCGGCCGTTCCGGCGGCTGGATCCGCACCTTCATCACCCAGCGGCGCAACAGCCGCGTCGCCGTGCTCTACGGCTATGCCCGGCTGGTCGGCTACAACGGGAAGCGGGAACTGGTCCCCGACATCCTGAAGGACGTCACCGTCGTCGACGGCCGCGACTTCACCCTGACCCTGCGCGCCGGCCACCGCTGGTCCGACGGCGCCCCCTTCACCAGCGACGACATCCGCTATTGGTGGGAGGACATCGCCAACAACCCCATGCTCTCGCCGTCCGGCCCGCCGCGCTTCATGCTGGTGGACGGCAAGCCGCCGCAGGTCAGCTTCCCCGACGCGGTCACCGCCCGCTTCCGCTGGGAGGAGCCGAACCCCTATTTCCTGCCCGCGCTCGCCGCCGCCCGGCCGCCCTTCATCTATCGGCCGGCCCATTACCTGAAGCGCTTCCACGCCCGCTACACCGGCGAGGCGGAGCTGTCGCCGCTGATCGCCAAGTACAAGGTCCGCAACTGGGCGGCGCTGCACAACGCCCGCGACGACATGTTCCGGATGGAGAACCCGGACGAACCGACCCTCCAGCCCTGGATGGCGATGTCGAAGGGCACCGGCAGCCATCTGCTGTTCCAGCGCAACCCCTATTACCACCGCTTCGACACCCGCGGCATGCAGCTGCCCTACGCCGACGGGCTGGACGTGACGGTGATGGCCGGCGGGCTGATCCCGGCGCAGGTCGCCACCGGCAAGGCCGACCTCCAGGCCGAAGGGCTGACCTTCTCCCAGGTGCCGGTGCTGGTGGCGGGGGAGGGGGGCGGCAACTACCGCACCCTGCTGTGGCCGGAGGGCAAGGCGGCGGAGATCGCGCTCTACCCCAACCTGAACTACAACGACCCGGTCTGGCGCGGCCTGCTGCGTGACGCCCGCTTCCGCCGCGCCCTGTCGATGGGGATCGACCGGCGGATCATCAACCGCTCGCTCTTCTTCGGGCTGGCGCGGGAAAGCGGCGTGGACGTGCTGCCGGGAAGCCCGCTCTACAAGCCGGAACGCACCGGCGTCTGGACCGGCTACGACCCCGAACGGGCGGCGGCGCTGCTCGACCAGATCGGGCTGAAGCGCAAGCGCGGCGAGGCGTACCGCGACCTGCCCGACGGCCGCCCGCTGGAGGTGATCGTCGAATCGTCGGGCGAGAAGCCGGAGGTGGCCGACGCCCTGCAGATCATCGCGGAGACCTGGCGCGACATCGGCGTCCGGCTGCTGGTGCGCACGGTGGACCGCGACGTGCTGCGCAACCGCGTCTATGCCGGCCAGACCATGATGGCGGTGTGGGGCGGCTGGGACAACGGCGTCCCCGATCCCGACAGCAGCCCGGAGGAGCTGGCGCCGATGACGCAGGAGAATTTCAGCTGGCCGAAATGGGGGCAATATTACCAGACCTCCGGCAGTGCCGGCGAGGCCATCGACATGCCCATCCCGCAGGAGCTGATGGACTTCGCCCGCCGCTGGCGCCGCACCACCGACGAGACCGAACGGCGCGCCCTGTGGTCGGCGATGCTCGACATCCATGCCGACCAGATCTTCGCCATCGGCGTGGTGTCGAAGACGCCCCAGCCCATCGCCGTCTCCAACCGCCTGCGCAACGTGCCTGACAAGGGGCTGTGGCTGTGGGATCCCGGCGCCTATCTCGGCATCTACCGGCCCGATGAGTTCTATTTCGCCGACGCCCGCCCGGCCGACCCGGAGCCGGCCGGCCTCCACCGCGGGGGGGAATGA
- a CDS encoding ABC transporter permease, which translates to MLRFILRRLLVMIPTLIAVSMLIFIVINLPPGDYLSNQIAELRATGQEAGLAKAEFLRREYALDRPLPEQYLVWIGVWPGPNGFNGLLQGDLGWSFEFNKPVAEVVGETLWFTVILNLAAVLFVYLVSFPLGALAAIRANSWVDYLAATIGYIGLATPNFLLALILLYYGQKWLGLPIGGLLDAQYENQPMSWGKIGSVLEHLIVPTIVIGLSGTAAMVRRLRANLLDELGKPYVVTAKAKGVPPLRRLTRYPLRMALNPFVSDIGSLLPSLVSGSVLISVVLSLPTIGPALLGALRAQDIFLSGFILMFISLLVLVGMLISDIALALLDPRIRLGKARKAQS; encoded by the coding sequence ATGCTGCGTTTCATCCTGCGCCGGCTGCTGGTGATGATCCCGACCCTGATCGCGGTGTCGATGTTGATCTTCATCGTCATCAACCTGCCGCCCGGCGATTACCTGTCCAACCAGATCGCGGAGCTGCGGGCCACCGGCCAGGAGGCCGGCCTCGCCAAGGCCGAATTCCTGCGCCGCGAATACGCCCTGGACCGCCCGCTGCCCGAACAATATCTGGTCTGGATCGGCGTCTGGCCGGGGCCGAACGGCTTCAACGGCCTGCTGCAGGGCGACCTCGGCTGGTCCTTCGAGTTCAACAAGCCGGTGGCGGAGGTGGTGGGGGAGACCCTGTGGTTCACCGTCATCCTCAACCTCGCCGCCGTGCTGTTCGTCTATCTGGTCTCCTTCCCGCTGGGGGCGCTGGCGGCGATCCGCGCCAACAGCTGGGTCGATTACCTTGCCGCCACCATCGGCTATATCGGGCTGGCGACGCCCAACTTCCTGCTGGCGCTGATCCTGCTCTATTACGGCCAGAAATGGTTGGGCCTGCCCATCGGCGGGTTGCTGGATGCCCAGTACGAGAACCAGCCGATGAGCTGGGGCAAGATCGGCTCTGTGCTTGAACACCTGATCGTCCCCACCATCGTCATCGGCCTGTCCGGCACCGCCGCCATGGTGCGGCGCCTGCGCGCCAACCTGCTGGACGAGCTGGGCAAGCCCTATGTCGTCACCGCCAAGGCCAAGGGCGTGCCGCCGCTGCGCCGGCTGACCCGCTATCCGCTGCGCATGGCGCTGAACCCCTTCGTCTCCGACATCGGGTCGCTGCTGCCGTCGCTGGTGTCGGGCTCGGTGCTGATCTCCGTCGTGCTCAGCCTGCCCACCATCGGGCCGGCCCTGCTGGGGGCGCTGCGGGCGCAGGACATCTTCCTGTCGGGCTTCATCCTGATGTTCATCTCGCTGCTGGTGCTGGTCGGCATGCTGATCTCCGACATCGCGCTGGCGCTGCTCGATCCCCGCATCCGGCTGGGCAAGGCAAGGAAGGCCCAGTCATGA
- a CDS encoding ABC transporter permease produces the protein MKGGGVKGEGVKGGWDHYVDSRPYPDPAAPDGPATRFDPGASTARLMLRRFLRHRLAVLGALFLGLSYLSLPFVDFLVPYGANERDVEHLYAPPQGIHLFHDGRFIGPFVYPTTGRPDLKDYRWRYEADESRPMQLEFFCPGAPFRFLGLVEMRMRLVCPPPGATLHLLGTDRLGRDMLSRLAIGAQLSLTVGLLGIAVSFAIGVTLGGMAGYFGGWIDSGVQRLSEILKSLPELPLWLALSAAVPAQWSPVTVFLCISVILGLLDWPSLARAVRSRFLALREEDFVMAAELMGASPARIIRRHLLPNFASHLLASATLSIPAMILGETALSFLGLGLRAPATSWGVMLNDAQNLMAVETYPWVSLPMLPVILVVLSFNFFGDGLRDALDPYHGD, from the coding sequence ATGAAGGGCGGAGGCGTGAAGGGCGAAGGCGTGAAAGGCGGCTGGGACCATTACGTCGACAGCCGGCCCTATCCCGATCCCGCCGCGCCGGACGGCCCGGCGACCCGCTTCGATCCGGGCGCCTCGACCGCGCGGCTGATGCTGCGGCGGTTCCTGCGCCACCGGCTGGCGGTGCTGGGGGCGCTGTTCCTCGGGCTGTCCTATCTCAGCCTGCCCTTCGTCGATTTCCTGGTTCCCTACGGCGCCAACGAACGCGACGTGGAGCATCTCTACGCCCCGCCGCAGGGCATCCACCTGTTCCACGACGGGCGGTTCATCGGCCCCTTCGTCTACCCGACCACCGGACGGCCCGACCTGAAGGATTATCGCTGGCGCTACGAGGCCGACGAAAGCCGGCCGATGCAGCTGGAGTTCTTCTGCCCCGGCGCGCCCTTTCGCTTCCTCGGGCTGGTGGAGATGCGGATGCGGCTGGTCTGCCCGCCGCCGGGGGCGACGCTGCATCTGCTCGGCACCGACCGGCTGGGGCGGGACATGTTGTCGCGGCTGGCCATCGGGGCGCAGCTGTCGCTGACCGTCGGGCTGCTGGGCATCGCCGTGTCCTTCGCCATCGGCGTCACGCTGGGCGGCATGGCCGGCTATTTCGGCGGCTGGATCGACTCCGGGGTGCAGCGCCTGTCGGAGATCCTGAAATCCCTGCCGGAACTGCCGCTGTGGCTGGCGCTTTCCGCCGCGGTGCCGGCGCAATGGAGCCCGGTGACGGTGTTCCTCTGCATCTCCGTCATCCTCGGCCTGCTGGACTGGCCGTCGCTGGCCCGCGCCGTGCGCTCCCGCTTCCTGGCGTTGCGCGAGGAGGATTTCGTCATGGCGGCCGAGCTGATGGGCGCCAGCCCGGCGCGGATCATCCGCCGCCACCTGCTGCCCAACTTCGCCAGCCACCTGCTGGCCAGCGCCACCCTGTCGATCCCGGCGATGATCCTGGGCGAGACGGCGCTGTCCTTCCTGGGACTCGGCCTGCGCGCGCCGGCGACCAGCTGGGGGGTGATGCTGAACGACGCCCAGAACCTGATGGCCGTGGAAACCTATCCATGGGTGTCATTGCCGATGCTGCCGGTGATCCTGGTAGTCTTGTCCTTCAACTTCTTCGGCGACGGACTGCGTGACGCCCTGGATCCCTATCATGGCGATTGA
- a CDS encoding glycosyltransferase family protein, which yields MHQPQPSLRSLHPDRAPPRILLYSHDTFGLGHLRRSRTIAQALVSAFPEASALILTGSPVAGRFDFPQRVDHVRLPGVVKQPDGGYTARNLGLPIEETAAIRAEIIRATARAFRPTLAIVDKEPTGLHGEFLPALEEMRAGGNTRVVLGLRDVLDAPEALQPEWERKEAVAAIERYYDQLWIYGLPEVYRPLDGLELPPEVAARVRYTGYLRREPSEGGGAVQAADSLMAAPYVLVTPGGGGDGAALVDWTIAAYESDPDLAPNALIVYGPFLEDARRQEFAARIRRLKGRVETINFHSRMEDLYAGAVGVVAMGGYNTFCEILSFDKPSVLAPRTRPRLEQRIRAEAAEALGLLRTLDSDRDGGDPRAMADAIRALPAQPPPSASPLPGLLGGLDRIVELTREVLQAESAVARATPVTPIRRAAQRLSRAAMGKRA from the coding sequence ATGCACCAGCCACAGCCATCCCTTCGGTCCCTCCATCCCGACCGGGCACCGCCGCGCATCCTGCTCTACAGCCACGACACCTTCGGGCTTGGGCATCTGCGGCGGTCGCGGACGATTGCCCAAGCCCTGGTGTCGGCCTTTCCCGAGGCCTCCGCGCTGATCCTCACCGGCTCGCCCGTCGCCGGCCGCTTCGATTTCCCGCAGCGCGTCGACCATGTGCGCCTGCCGGGCGTGGTGAAGCAGCCGGACGGCGGCTACACCGCCCGCAACCTCGGCCTGCCGATCGAGGAGACCGCCGCCATCCGGGCGGAGATCATCCGCGCCACCGCCCGCGCCTTCCGCCCGACGCTGGCCATCGTCGACAAGGAGCCGACCGGCCTGCACGGCGAATTCCTGCCGGCGCTGGAGGAGATGCGGGCCGGCGGCAACACCCGCGTGGTGCTGGGCCTGCGCGACGTGCTGGACGCGCCCGAGGCGCTGCAGCCGGAATGGGAGCGCAAGGAGGCGGTGGCCGCCATCGAGCGCTATTACGACCAGCTCTGGATCTACGGCCTGCCGGAGGTCTACCGCCCGCTCGACGGCCTGGAGCTGCCGCCGGAGGTGGCGGCGCGCGTGCGCTACACCGGCTATCTGCGACGGGAACCGTCGGAGGGCGGCGGCGCCGTCCAGGCGGCGGACAGCCTGATGGCGGCGCCCTATGTGCTGGTGACGCCCGGCGGCGGCGGCGACGGGGCGGCCCTGGTCGACTGGACCATCGCCGCCTATGAGAGCGATCCGGATCTCGCCCCCAACGCGCTGATCGTCTACGGCCCCTTCCTGGAGGATGCCCGCCGCCAGGAATTCGCCGCCCGCATCCGCCGGCTGAAGGGCAGGGTGGAGACCATCAACTTCCATTCCCGCATGGAAGACCTCTATGCCGGCGCGGTCGGCGTGGTGGCGATGGGCGGCTACAACACCTTCTGCGAGATCCTGTCCTTCGACAAGCCGTCGGTGCTGGCCCCGCGCACCCGCCCGCGGCTGGAACAGCGCATCCGCGCCGAAGCGGCGGAGGCGTTGGGCCTGCTGCGCACGCTCGACAGCGACCGCGACGGCGGCGACCCGCGGGCGATGGCCGATGCCATCCGCGCGCTGCCCGCCCAGCCGCCGCCCTCGGCCAGCCCGCTGCCCGGCCTGCTCGGCGGGCTGGACCGCATCGTCGAGCTGACGCGCGAGGTGCTGCAAGCCGAGTCGGCGGTCGCCCGCGCCACCCCTGTCACCCCGATCCGCCGGGCGGCGCAACGTCTGTCCCGCGCGGCGATGGGCAAGCGCGCATGA